Proteins encoded in a region of the Rothia mucilaginosa genome:
- a CDS encoding DUF6318 family protein codes for MTSVILNRRTLLSGGTLLGLGALLAACGQQAANEASASAAPSETASATPSEMTSASASTAASDASSASATPSPVITRGYSGGSKAPDGEYRGADPNGPAQNVPKPASPEDGYREKSNEGLRKTLNAWIEWNNYGAQTGDYSQARKFVDSSFTELLDSYEGLEALYKRGGWIIAGLDHYIADGNPWIEGETYFWKAYREWGYVMYIEPNGDWKSYENDRKDDDTWKFSFKYTSEGWKIIDFEQVDD; via the coding sequence ATGACTTCCGTTATTTTGAACCGCCGCACACTGTTGAGCGGCGGTACCCTTCTGGGTCTTGGTGCCCTGCTTGCGGCATGCGGCCAGCAGGCGGCTAATGAGGCGAGCGCCTCGGCAGCACCGAGCGAGACCGCCTCCGCCACGCCGAGCGAAATGACTTCCGCTTCAGCTTCTACGGCGGCTTCCGATGCCTCTTCTGCATCAGCTACTCCGAGCCCGGTCATTACCCGCGGCTACTCCGGCGGCTCAAAGGCACCTGACGGGGAGTACCGCGGAGCTGACCCTAACGGTCCGGCACAAAACGTTCCGAAACCTGCATCACCTGAGGACGGATACCGAGAAAAATCCAATGAAGGTCTACGCAAAACACTCAACGCGTGGATTGAATGGAACAACTACGGCGCCCAAACCGGAGACTACAGCCAAGCACGCAAATTCGTTGATAGCAGCTTTACCGAACTACTAGACTCCTACGAAGGTCTTGAAGCCCTCTACAAGCGAGGCGGCTGGATTATCGCGGGACTTGATCACTACATTGCTGACGGGAACCCCTGGATCGAGGGGGAGACTTACTTCTGGAAGGCGTACCGGGAGTGGGGTTACGTTATGTACATTGAACCTAACGGTGATTGGAAGTCTTACGAGAATGACAGAAAGGATGACGACACGTGGAAGTTCTCGTTCAAGTACACCTCTGAGGGCTGGAAGATTATCGATTTTGAACAAGTAGATGACTAA
- a CDS encoding DUF6318 family protein translates to MDSTIFNRRTLLGSGALVGFGALLAACGQQANNEAAATTSAAPSESASASAAVSESPSASATPSTVRGYSGGSKAPDGEYRKADWQGPAQNVPKPPAPEEGYREKSISGLEKTIRAWVLHGNYSIQTGDYSVTNTFISPSFKEELEFNKKISSTYEKGGWVIGGIHNFKANGSPWSEDGISYIWRAYREWDFVMYVEPDGSWESFENEKDANNMWDIKLSHNGERWLVESTTLVKE, encoded by the coding sequence ATGGACTCGACCATCTTTAATCGCCGCACCCTGCTGGGCAGCGGCGCACTTGTGGGCTTTGGAGCCTTGCTTGCGGCGTGCGGCCAGCAGGCAAATAACGAGGCGGCAGCCACGACTTCCGCCGCGCCGAGCGAATCGGCGTCGGCTTCTGCCGCAGTATCTGAGTCACCTTCGGCGAGCGCTACCCCCTCTACCGTCCGCGGCTACTCGGGCGGCTCAAAGGCGCCCGATGGGGAGTACCGTAAGGCTGATTGGCAGGGGCCTGCACAGAACGTGCCCAAGCCTCCGGCTCCCGAAGAGGGGTATCGCGAGAAGTCTATCTCTGGTTTGGAGAAGACCATTCGAGCTTGGGTTCTTCATGGAAACTACTCGATCCAGACTGGCGATTATTCCGTCACTAATACGTTTATTAGCCCTTCTTTCAAGGAAGAACTTGAGTTCAATAAGAAAATCTCTTCAACCTATGAGAAGGGTGGATGGGTTATTGGTGGCATACACAATTTTAAAGCTAATGGTTCCCCGTGGTCTGAAGATGGTATTTCCTATATCTGGCGCGCTTATCGCGAGTGGGATTTTGTTATGTATGTTGAGCCAGATGGTAGCTGGGAGAGTTTTGAAAATGAAAAGGACGCAAATAATATGTGGGATATTAAATTGAGTCACAACGGCGAGCGCTGGCTTGTAGAATCTACTACCCTGGTCAAAGAATAA
- a CDS encoding histidine kinase yields MPHNAVSHIQQQYAAHHPRCNTFALDKPKSAAYGYTAAFIAFSNADGTPTNETLTLDSIHAAAEACQVIDMGFDYTPYYDGEPVNPPTCHLIMGTNFGESNKKYALSSLYGTARIYLITADAPTVKVDGFMTKLSMFVNKMRNSETWNRAKAYILSTSPAGEELQSLACSFTTFAMPRKYIVDHEKPWRPEKEIVVNNSLQMAFRPGIFWPKQSAVDPSRPLTVRASEGPATFDSLSDLTCGGVPVEKAAKALEKRQNINTYIYHFAYPKNLGEQPNLAVISYMVDVLALHLRELDKLQLAPNAQPPLEWTMEDMLFSSAFVVQDLAEQSGVPEGSHLQVPSGQPRQRVQQARPERPAPTAQPAPATRPAQEARPAPAQRSAPAQPQQPNPRPAYSNPPRPAANQAAANHAEPAYQQAPQPSPEYRQNPQGYQAQGYADAPHRAESPYRPDAHYHPGAQPQAGAYQAQGYQPNPQHPQANYPYQPAPPQYQQNPAYQQNPAYQQEAPSQQRPVFQPTPTGTRNTGNQKGFWGKVASFLRGE; encoded by the coding sequence ATGCCGCACAACGCCGTATCACACATCCAGCAGCAGTACGCCGCACACCACCCGCGATGCAACACCTTCGCCCTGGACAAGCCCAAGAGCGCAGCCTATGGCTACACGGCCGCCTTCATCGCGTTCAGCAACGCGGACGGCACGCCCACCAACGAGACGCTCACCCTCGACAGCATCCACGCCGCCGCAGAAGCCTGCCAGGTCATCGACATGGGCTTCGACTACACGCCCTACTACGACGGCGAACCGGTCAACCCGCCCACCTGCCACCTCATCATGGGCACCAACTTCGGCGAATCGAACAAGAAGTATGCGCTTTCCTCGCTCTACGGCACGGCGCGGATCTACCTGATTACCGCCGACGCACCCACCGTCAAAGTCGACGGGTTCATGACGAAGCTGTCCATGTTCGTCAACAAGATGCGTAACAGCGAAACCTGGAACCGCGCCAAAGCATACATTCTGAGCACCTCACCGGCAGGGGAGGAGCTGCAGAGCCTCGCGTGCTCCTTCACCACCTTCGCCATGCCGCGCAAGTACATCGTGGACCACGAGAAGCCCTGGCGACCCGAGAAGGAAATCGTCGTCAACAACAGCCTGCAGATGGCATTCCGACCCGGCATTTTCTGGCCGAAGCAGTCCGCCGTGGACCCCTCGCGTCCGCTGACCGTGCGTGCCTCTGAAGGCCCCGCAACCTTCGACAGCCTCTCGGATCTTACCTGCGGCGGCGTCCCCGTTGAGAAGGCGGCGAAAGCCCTGGAAAAGCGGCAGAACATCAACACCTACATCTACCACTTCGCCTACCCGAAGAACCTGGGGGAGCAGCCGAACCTCGCCGTCATCAGCTACATGGTGGATGTGCTCGCCCTGCACCTGCGCGAACTGGACAAGCTGCAGCTGGCACCGAACGCACAGCCGCCGCTTGAGTGGACCATGGAGGACATGCTTTTCAGCTCGGCGTTCGTTGTTCAGGATCTTGCGGAGCAGAGTGGCGTTCCTGAGGGGTCGCACTTGCAGGTTCCTAGCGGCCAGCCGCGACAGCGTGTACAACAGGCCCGCCCGGAGCGTCCGGCACCTACCGCTCAGCCTGCACCCGCTACTCGTCCTGCTCAGGAGGCGCGCCCGGCTCCCGCACAGCGTTCGGCACCTGCCCAGCCGCAGCAGCCGAACCCGCGCCCCGCGTACTCTAACCCGCCGCGCCCCGCGGCGAACCAGGCGGCGGCAAATCATGCAGAACCCGCGTACCAGCAGGCTCCTCAGCCGAGCCCTGAGTACCGCCAGAACCCGCAGGGATACCAGGCACAGGGCTACGCGGACGCCCCGCACCGCGCAGAATCCCCGTACCGACCCGATGCCCACTACCACCCGGGTGCTCAGCCTCAGGCAGGCGCGTACCAGGCGCAGGGCTACCAGCCGAACCCGCAGCACCCGCAGGCGAACTACCCGTACCAGCCGGCGCCTCCCCAGTACCAGCAGAACCCGGCGTATCAGCAGAACCCCGCGTATCAGCAGGAAGCGCCGAGCCAGCAGCGTCCGGTTTTCCAGCCGACCCCCACGGGCACCCGCAACACTGGAAACCAGAAGGGTTTCTGGGGTAAGGTCGCGTCATTCCTGAGGGGTGAGTAG
- a CDS encoding helicase-related protein, whose product MAEIYDNLGYLPQGEGKGAKLADALHRTMEYYDRLDIATGYMNLSAWDEFADEIGQAPFEPGTPVARILLGMVPRSITEQMHREAQAEMRGESVSSAPKNDERAGYRDELVQHLRGQLMAGGTSSSRRQALLTLKEHLESGRVQMKVYTKQALHGKTYVAHTPKPGNMHPVMSFVGSSNFTRPGLHTNLELNVELTDSDHAAKLKNWFEKLWRERTSFDITREIIDLIDQSWVEPADPYDVYMKVCYELSEDARFGEQEYALSPRLEHMLMDYQKSAAHTLARRLMRRGGTMLGDVVGLGKTLTAIAVASMLQNEENMRVLVLCPKNLEQMWDKHLSEYDVVGKVVRYSMAAAELPDLARYQLVICDESHNLRNENTQVWRAIKEYVSRNESRVLLLTATPFNLSFSDVKAQLALYLDEDADLGIIPEAGLKEYPRKFDKLEGNLSTLRAFEISEEPEDWRTLMSDHLVRRTRAYTKRQAPTEMWTSPDGLVTKERSYLELSTGKFYYPDWVSQPVSHSFKADDPARFMEDDQTLDDLRDLRLPRYDISGYDNPSAYHSPEDRAIIEAARSGRGNVRGFVLSGLYKRLSSSGYSFIQSLTRQLIRNELWIYAIDHQLSVPTGSFSDDQLGLEGSDAADFESVDGLQVQDLGGNLEQMYESLVQSAPAQTRWVSSKVFTSRLRDDLQHDSELIKAMLRRFGMWQVETDSKLHALRDLIEQKHANDKVLVFTEYKDTAYYIAEGLRKLGVENVAAVAGDTDDPASYARRFSPVSNRVPTEQASDAEAPAQNGSDELRVLVATDVLSEGQNLQDAHVVVNYDLPWAIIRLIQRAGRVDRVGQIHHEVNVYLISHQTVERTLKLRSRIRERLESAAKAFGADQAFFTDMSSDDAAARTLEDFYSGNLDSSEPDEEGIDAVSEAAERWADFAKKYPEDAERIMKMQDKRLATRALRGESAVHPADDNALMVSYVRTNSEIDLFAVRSYDPATDSTKESMVPPAKALGLFYAEYSTPSQETDPKDYDLQQKLTQYVLRQEGTTHGNLRGVRRQVFRRFYGADNTASLDTLELQERERKVLDKLYHYPLRRQAESELRRMLRRKADNRSLLDALLRMQQDDELLVKESDMQMARVVCSLAISDPDFEGKNPVH is encoded by the coding sequence ATGGCTGAAATTTACGATAATCTTGGTTACCTTCCGCAGGGGGAGGGTAAGGGCGCGAAGCTTGCTGACGCGCTGCATCGCACGATGGAGTACTATGACCGTCTGGATATTGCGACGGGCTATATGAACTTGAGCGCGTGGGATGAGTTCGCTGATGAGATTGGTCAAGCTCCGTTTGAGCCAGGCACTCCGGTGGCTCGTATTCTGCTGGGTATGGTGCCTCGTTCGATTACGGAGCAGATGCATCGTGAGGCGCAGGCGGAGATGCGCGGCGAGTCGGTGTCTTCAGCACCGAAGAATGATGAGCGTGCTGGTTATCGTGATGAGCTGGTTCAGCATTTGCGTGGGCAGTTGATGGCTGGTGGTACGAGTTCTTCGCGTCGCCAGGCTTTGTTGACTCTGAAGGAACATTTGGAGTCTGGCCGTGTGCAGATGAAGGTGTACACGAAGCAGGCGTTGCACGGTAAGACGTATGTTGCGCATACTCCGAAGCCTGGCAATATGCATCCGGTGATGAGTTTTGTGGGTTCTTCGAACTTTACTCGTCCGGGTTTGCACACGAATTTGGAGCTCAATGTTGAGTTGACTGATTCGGATCATGCGGCGAAGTTGAAGAATTGGTTTGAGAAGCTGTGGCGTGAGCGTACGTCGTTTGATATTACCCGCGAGATTATTGATTTGATTGATCAGTCGTGGGTTGAGCCGGCTGACCCGTATGACGTGTACATGAAGGTCTGCTATGAGCTGTCTGAGGATGCTCGTTTTGGTGAGCAGGAGTATGCGCTTTCTCCGCGGTTGGAGCATATGCTGATGGATTACCAGAAGTCGGCTGCTCATACGTTGGCGCGCCGTTTGATGCGCCGTGGCGGCACGATGCTGGGTGACGTGGTGGGTCTGGGTAAGACTTTGACTGCGATTGCTGTGGCGTCGATGTTGCAGAACGAAGAGAATATGCGCGTTCTGGTGTTGTGCCCTAAGAACTTGGAGCAGATGTGGGATAAGCATCTGAGTGAGTATGACGTGGTGGGTAAGGTGGTTCGCTATTCGATGGCGGCTGCTGAGTTGCCTGATTTGGCGCGTTATCAGTTGGTGATTTGCGATGAGTCGCATAATCTGCGTAATGAGAATACGCAGGTGTGGCGCGCCATTAAGGAGTATGTCTCGCGTAATGAGTCGCGTGTTCTGCTTCTGACTGCGACCCCGTTTAACTTGTCGTTTAGTGATGTGAAGGCGCAGCTGGCTCTGTATCTTGATGAGGATGCTGACCTGGGCATCATTCCGGAGGCGGGTTTGAAGGAGTACCCGAGGAAGTTCGACAAGCTGGAGGGTAACCTGTCGACCCTGCGTGCTTTTGAGATTTCTGAGGAGCCGGAGGATTGGCGCACGCTGATGAGTGACCATCTGGTGCGTCGTACTCGTGCGTACACGAAGCGTCAGGCGCCGACGGAGATGTGGACTTCTCCTGATGGTTTGGTGACGAAGGAGCGTAGCTACCTGGAGCTGTCGACGGGTAAGTTCTATTATCCGGATTGGGTGTCGCAGCCGGTGAGCCATAGTTTTAAGGCTGATGACCCTGCTCGTTTTATGGAGGATGACCAGACCCTTGATGATTTGAGGGATTTGCGTCTGCCGCGTTATGACATTTCTGGGTATGACAACCCGAGTGCATACCATTCTCCGGAAGATAGGGCGATTATTGAGGCGGCTCGTTCGGGTCGCGGTAATGTGCGTGGCTTTGTGCTTTCGGGCCTGTATAAGCGTTTGAGCTCTTCGGGTTATTCGTTTATTCAGTCGTTGACTCGTCAGTTGATTCGTAATGAGCTGTGGATTTATGCGATTGACCATCAGCTGAGCGTTCCGACGGGTAGTTTCTCGGATGACCAGTTGGGTCTGGAAGGTTCTGACGCGGCTGATTTTGAGTCTGTGGATGGCCTGCAGGTTCAGGACCTGGGCGGAAACCTGGAGCAGATGTATGAGAGCCTGGTTCAGAGTGCACCGGCTCAGACGAGGTGGGTTTCCTCGAAGGTCTTTACGTCTCGTCTGCGTGATGATTTGCAGCATGATAGCGAGCTGATTAAGGCTATGCTGAGGCGTTTTGGCATGTGGCAGGTTGAGACTGACTCGAAGCTGCATGCTCTGCGTGATTTGATTGAGCAGAAGCACGCGAACGATAAGGTGTTGGTGTTCACGGAGTATAAGGACACTGCGTACTACATTGCTGAGGGCCTGCGGAAGCTGGGCGTTGAGAATGTGGCGGCGGTGGCTGGTGATACTGATGATCCGGCTTCGTATGCTCGTCGTTTCTCGCCGGTGTCGAACCGTGTGCCGACGGAGCAGGCATCTGATGCGGAGGCTCCTGCCCAGAACGGTTCTGATGAGCTGCGTGTGCTGGTAGCGACCGACGTGCTGTCTGAGGGTCAGAACCTTCAGGATGCTCACGTGGTGGTGAACTATGACTTGCCGTGGGCGATTATTCGTCTGATTCAGCGTGCGGGTCGTGTGGACCGTGTGGGTCAGATTCATCATGAGGTGAACGTGTATCTGATTTCGCATCAGACGGTGGAGAGGACTTTGAAGTTGCGTTCGCGTATTCGTGAGCGTTTGGAGTCTGCCGCTAAGGCTTTTGGGGCTGATCAGGCGTTCTTTACTGATATGTCTTCTGATGATGCTGCGGCTCGTACTCTTGAGGATTTCTACTCGGGCAATCTGGATAGCTCGGAGCCTGATGAAGAGGGTATTGACGCGGTGTCTGAGGCTGCTGAGCGTTGGGCTGATTTTGCGAAGAAGTATCCTGAGGATGCTGAGCGGATTATGAAGATGCAGGATAAGCGTTTGGCTACTCGCGCGTTGCGTGGTGAGTCGGCTGTTCATCCGGCGGATGATAATGCTTTGATGGTGTCGTATGTGCGCACGAACTCTGAGATTGACCTGTTTGCGGTGAGGTCGTATGACCCGGCTACGGACAGCACGAAGGAGAGCATGGTGCCGCCGGCGAAGGCTCTGGGCTTGTTCTATGCGGAGTATTCGACGCCGAGTCAGGAAACTGATCCGAAGGATTATGACCTGCAGCAGAAGTTGACTCAGTATGTTTTGCGGCAGGAGGGCACGACGCACGGTAATCTGCGTGGTGTGCGCCGTCAGGTGTTCCGCCGTTTCTACGGGGCTGATAACACGGCTTCGCTGGATACTTTGGAACTGCAGGAGCGGGAGCGGAAGGTGCTGGATAAGCTGTACCATTACCCGCTGCGTCGTCAGGCTGAGTCTGAGCTTCGCCGTATGCTGCGCCGTAAGGCGGATAACCGCTCTTTGTTGGATGCGTTGTTGCGCATGCAGCAAGATGATGAGTTGTTGGTGAAGGAATCTGATATGCAGATGGCACGCGTGGTGTGTTCGTTGGCGATTTCGGATCCTGATTTTGAGGGGAAGAATCCCGTGCATTAG
- a CDS encoding DNA methyltransferase, with amino-acid sequence MAVVWPDDDLDQARSYLVEGRLGDFFRESLGWDDSDLGDSSFQTVKVDDPLVPSGVLNVECVAVQSGIPVWVCRVDRIPSNTSQLEVDRTLRALSMHRLCIFVQEGVGFTPRQVWRWPSASSSRLTRHELLVTDEAQVEALLERCALLYLTSDDIANGVSILGLLDRMRRGFDVETVNETRVASNQMAGLFESLAKAGMSEAQISTVMARLLFLLFADDTQMWSESEDANSFERMIRGTHQEGTDLAQRLNELFGLLNKKPSGTSAVADAPDYLSGFKYVNGGMFADAVPLPAEMSGAVAKTFRQQLLATSERDWSKVSPAIFGSMFQSVRDAKTRREMGEHYTSEEDVLKTLGPLFLDELRDKFTGAEEKSDEVTRLRNLRRELANIRFIDPACGCGNFIIIAYREMRKLELDVLVRLRNLGQIDESELSSLVVGKAGVSEDVRKRARSIEPLVTIDNFYGLELDPWPASIARTAMFLVERQMDQKMMEDFGYAPVRLPLSHSAHILEGDALTEVNPASGERVDRDWSKVLPVTAQDVADGVRVYIAGNPPFVGQAKKGDAQDQGMRLAWGDDYAGYLDFATAWLAKAARYLKTLQEQTEALDVKVVPGDFAFVSTNSIVQGQPVASLFAPLFRDGWRIKFAYRTFPWVSEAAGKAAVHCVITGFTRSAAPEKSRTVRVFDYDWSTRRTVEQEPVHALNAYLVEGPNVLAEKRSKPLSSLIPEVVRGSQPTDGGNLIVEVEDYPVVAADPVAVRYLRPFVGAKELVQGLERWCLWLEDASEEEIASSPVLSARVEANREWRSAQPQKGDAYKLRDIPHLMRPNKARPVEPYVCIPSVVSANRPIFTVKRFSADTIASNATFTALDPDGFLFGLISSSMFIIWQRTVGGQLKSDLRFSNTVVWNNLPLPQISEEQRRKVIAAGRKVLAAREAIEERAGEPVSLADMYASLATMDPALRAAHDELDSAVDVAFGATRRCSSDEARLKILFERYQELTAAEEAAKPAKKPRARRRTAK; translated from the coding sequence ATGGCTGTTGTGTGGCCTGATGATGACCTGGACCAGGCGCGTTCGTACCTGGTGGAGGGTCGCCTGGGTGATTTCTTTAGGGAATCTCTGGGCTGGGATGACTCGGATTTGGGAGATTCCTCGTTTCAGACTGTGAAGGTGGATGACCCGCTGGTTCCTTCTGGCGTGTTGAACGTGGAGTGTGTGGCGGTGCAGTCGGGCATTCCGGTGTGGGTGTGCCGTGTGGACCGTATTCCGTCGAACACTTCGCAGCTTGAGGTTGACCGCACGTTGCGTGCGTTGAGCATGCACCGCCTGTGCATTTTTGTGCAGGAGGGTGTTGGTTTTACGCCGCGTCAGGTGTGGCGTTGGCCGAGCGCTTCGTCGTCGCGTTTGACTCGTCATGAGCTGTTGGTGACGGATGAGGCTCAGGTTGAGGCGCTGTTGGAGCGTTGTGCTCTGCTGTATCTGACCTCTGATGACATTGCGAATGGCGTGTCGATTCTGGGTCTTTTGGACCGTATGCGTCGTGGTTTTGATGTTGAGACGGTGAATGAGACTCGTGTTGCGTCGAACCAGATGGCGGGTCTTTTTGAGTCGTTGGCGAAGGCTGGCATGTCGGAGGCTCAGATTTCGACGGTGATGGCGCGCCTGTTGTTCTTGCTGTTTGCTGATGATACGCAGATGTGGTCTGAGTCTGAGGATGCGAACTCGTTTGAGCGGATGATTCGTGGCACCCATCAGGAGGGTACGGATCTGGCTCAGCGCTTGAATGAGCTTTTTGGCCTGTTGAATAAGAAGCCTTCGGGTACCTCGGCTGTGGCGGATGCTCCGGATTATCTGTCTGGTTTTAAGTACGTGAACGGTGGCATGTTTGCGGACGCGGTGCCGCTTCCTGCTGAGATGAGCGGTGCGGTGGCGAAGACGTTCCGTCAGCAGCTGTTGGCGACTTCGGAGCGTGATTGGTCGAAGGTTTCTCCGGCTATTTTCGGTTCGATGTTCCAGTCGGTGCGTGACGCGAAGACTCGTCGTGAGATGGGTGAGCACTATACCTCGGAGGAGGATGTGCTGAAGACCCTTGGCCCGCTGTTCCTGGACGAGCTGCGGGATAAGTTCACGGGGGCAGAGGAGAAGTCAGATGAGGTGACTCGTCTGCGTAACCTGCGCCGTGAACTGGCGAATATCCGCTTCATTGACCCTGCGTGTGGCTGTGGTAACTTCATCATCATTGCGTACCGTGAGATGCGTAAGCTGGAGCTGGACGTCCTGGTCCGTCTACGTAATCTGGGTCAGATTGATGAGAGCGAATTGAGCTCGCTGGTCGTGGGTAAGGCTGGCGTGAGTGAGGACGTGCGTAAGCGTGCCCGCTCGATTGAGCCTCTGGTGACTATCGATAATTTCTATGGCCTGGAGCTTGATCCGTGGCCCGCGTCGATTGCGCGCACCGCGATGTTCTTGGTCGAGCGTCAGATGGATCAGAAGATGATGGAGGATTTTGGCTACGCCCCGGTGCGTCTTCCTCTGAGCCATAGCGCCCACATTCTTGAGGGCGATGCCTTGACTGAGGTTAACCCTGCCTCGGGTGAGCGTGTAGATCGTGACTGGTCAAAGGTTCTGCCGGTGACCGCGCAGGACGTAGCGGACGGCGTGCGCGTGTACATTGCGGGTAACCCGCCTTTCGTCGGTCAGGCGAAGAAGGGTGATGCTCAGGACCAGGGTATGCGCTTGGCGTGGGGCGATGACTATGCTGGCTACCTGGATTTTGCGACGGCGTGGTTGGCTAAGGCTGCTCGCTATCTGAAGACATTGCAGGAGCAGACTGAAGCGCTGGATGTGAAGGTAGTTCCTGGTGATTTTGCCTTCGTGTCTACGAATTCGATTGTTCAGGGTCAGCCGGTTGCTTCGCTGTTTGCGCCGTTGTTCCGTGATGGCTGGCGTATTAAGTTTGCCTATCGTACATTCCCGTGGGTTTCTGAGGCCGCGGGTAAGGCTGCCGTGCACTGCGTGATTACGGGCTTTACTCGTTCAGCTGCTCCGGAGAAGTCTCGCACTGTTCGAGTTTTTGACTATGATTGGTCGACTCGCCGAACGGTAGAGCAGGAACCGGTTCATGCTCTGAACGCCTACCTGGTGGAGGGCCCGAACGTCTTGGCGGAGAAACGATCTAAGCCTCTGTCTTCTTTGATTCCTGAGGTGGTGCGTGGAAGCCAGCCGACGGATGGTGGAAATCTGATTGTTGAGGTGGAGGACTACCCGGTGGTTGCCGCTGACCCGGTGGCGGTCCGTTATCTGCGTCCTTTCGTTGGTGCTAAGGAGCTGGTGCAGGGACTGGAACGCTGGTGCCTGTGGCTGGAAGATGCCTCGGAAGAGGAAATTGCTTCGAGCCCGGTGCTGAGTGCTCGCGTGGAGGCTAACCGCGAGTGGCGTTCTGCTCAGCCTCAGAAGGGAGACGCATATAAGCTTCGCGATATTCCGCATCTCATGCGTCCGAATAAGGCGCGCCCTGTAGAGCCGTATGTGTGCATCCCGTCTGTGGTATCTGCGAATCGTCCGATTTTTACGGTTAAGCGTTTTTCTGCAGACACTATTGCAAGCAATGCAACGTTTACTGCGCTCGACCCTGATGGTTTCCTCTTTGGTCTGATTTCTTCTTCGATGTTTATCATCTGGCAACGTACTGTCGGTGGTCAGTTGAAGTCTGATTTGAGATTCTCGAATACGGTGGTGTGGAATAACCTTCCGTTGCCGCAGATTTCTGAGGAGCAGCGTCGTAAGGTGATTGCTGCGGGCCGTAAGGTGTTGGCGGCGCGTGAGGCGATTGAGGAGCGTGCGGGTGAGCCGGTGTCGCTGGCTGATATGTATGCTTCGTTGGCGACGATGGATCCGGCGTTGCGTGCGGCGCATGATGAGTTGGATTCTGCGGTGGATGTCGCTTTTGGTGCGACTCGTCGTTGTTCTTCTGATGAGGCGCGTTTGAAGATTCTTTTTGAGCGCTATCAGGAGCTGACTGCGGCGGAGGAAGCCGCGAAGCCGGCTAAGAAGCCTCGCGCTCGCAGGCGAACCGCTAAGTAG
- a CDS encoding AlbA family DNA-binding domain-containing protein, whose protein sequence is MFTPIHRALGLEPGNLTLELIEKAIEAGLEETADFDMKRVVPDLKADKSKQEVAKDIAAMANSGGGWIIYGVGEGASDIAGSIHPCEWTATEEQQMLNIAYTKVDPPVVGLEFNKISCGENPDEKYLVLMHIPDSVDAPHFARAEKNNFSAPRRNGPHTKPMTYRDIERGFRERFQRGVEQEKTLQGYFEQAADALCSYEANPEQGVFLAIAAVPVTPSSSPDSAGRNACMRYTTPGIYPYFMASQRGNYPNEGKTYTNFTFIWTQGERVKGMRRWVIRNLPQTTAGKYRKYLHDDGTLLGAYQLGGVYNKSAPSDQYPVGERNHCMSRDIEGALIDFFSLLREHAQERRVFGGFRIRVGLVGDTNRPILVRTSEGVTGNLMPESYSEPINRFQPVSTFIDPLAPIEDVLPPLRALALDIVNQGGIQNLQVIAGEES, encoded by the coding sequence ATGTTTACACCCATTCACCGCGCCCTGGGCTTGGAACCTGGGAATCTTACGCTGGAGCTTATTGAAAAGGCTATTGAGGCAGGCCTGGAAGAGACTGCAGATTTCGATATGAAACGAGTTGTTCCAGATCTCAAGGCTGATAAATCTAAGCAAGAAGTCGCTAAGGATATCGCTGCTATGGCGAATAGCGGCGGCGGATGGATTATTTATGGTGTGGGCGAAGGAGCATCCGATATTGCTGGATCTATACACCCTTGTGAATGGACTGCTACAGAAGAACAGCAGATGTTGAATATTGCCTATACCAAAGTTGACCCTCCGGTTGTAGGCCTGGAGTTCAATAAAATTTCTTGTGGAGAAAACCCGGATGAAAAATATCTTGTACTAATGCATATTCCGGATTCGGTGGATGCTCCCCATTTTGCTCGGGCGGAGAAGAATAATTTTTCTGCTCCACGCCGTAACGGCCCCCATACAAAACCGATGACCTATCGGGATATTGAGCGCGGTTTCCGTGAGCGTTTCCAGCGTGGCGTCGAACAGGAAAAGACTCTACAGGGGTACTTTGAACAGGCGGCAGATGCTCTCTGCTCTTATGAAGCCAACCCTGAACAAGGAGTCTTCCTTGCCATTGCAGCTGTTCCTGTTACCCCTAGTAGTTCTCCAGATTCAGCGGGCAGGAATGCATGTATGCGGTATACTACCCCGGGTATATATCCATACTTTATGGCTTCACAGCGAGGAAATTATCCAAACGAAGGAAAAACCTATACTAACTTTACTTTTATTTGGACTCAAGGAGAACGCGTTAAAGGAATGCGCCGGTGGGTGATTCGAAACTTACCGCAAACAACCGCTGGTAAATATCGCAAATACCTGCACGATGATGGAACTTTGTTGGGAGCCTATCAGCTCGGGGGTGTATACAACAAGTCAGCCCCTTCGGACCAATATCCAGTCGGAGAACGTAATCATTGTATGTCCCGAGATATTGAGGGTGCGCTAATAGATTTCTTCTCCCTTCTTCGGGAACATGCACAAGAACGCCGTGTGTTTGGGGGATTCCGCATTCGTGTTGGTTTGGTAGGTGATACTAATAGACCAATTTTGGTGAGGACCTCTGAAGGGGTCACGGGGAATCTTATGCCTGAAAGCTACTCTGAACCCATTAATCGTTTTCAGCCGGTGTCTACATTTATTGATCCGCTGGCACCGATTGAAGATGTCTTGCCGCCGTTGCGTGCTCTGGCTCTAGATATTGTGAACCAGGGCGGTATTCAGAACCTGCAGGTTATTGCTGGAGAAGAGTCTTAG